Within the Chromobacterium paludis genome, the region CACAGTGGAAGCCGCTGGCAACCGCAAATGCTATTCCATCGCCGCGCCGGGCCAGTCCCGCCTGGCGGAACAGAGCGAGCATGTCCAATTGATGCTGGCCAAGCTGCGCCACGTCGGCCGCAAGATGGAGCTGGCGCGGCGCGCCTATGCCGGCGAGGAGATCGGCGAAGACGGCGCTGCCGGCTGGACCCGCGAAATGATAGAGGCGCGCCGTGCGCTGAAGCACGCACTGCTCTTGCGCGACAATGCCGACGCCGACGAGCAGCGACGCATCGCCGCCATCCTGCAACGCGCCACCGCCGAGATTCTTGGCGACACACAAGCGTAAGGACGTCCCATGACCCCAGACCTGATGGTGCAGAAACTGCGCCACGCCACCCGCATGCGCCTGCTGCAAGTGCGCCGCGTGCAGCGACTCTCGCCCTCCATGCTGCGCGTGACCTTGGGCGGAGAGGATTTGGCCGGTTTCGTATCGGCCTCATTCGACGACCACGTCAAGCTGTTCTTCCCCGCGCCAGGCGAGGACAAACCCGCCATGCCGGCAGCCGGCGAGAGCGGCATCGCCTTGGCGGCAGACCACCCCAAACCGCCCATGCGCGACTATACGCCGCGCCGCTACGACGCCGTCAAAGGCGAATTGGACATAGACTTCGTGGCCCACGCCGGCGGCGTGGCGGCGGACTGGGCGCGCCAGGCCAAGCCCGGCGACTACCTGGGCCTGGGCGGCCCGCGCGGCTCCCGGGTGGTGCCAACTGGCTTTGATTGGCACTGGCTGATAGGCGACGAATCGGCGTTGCCTGCCATCGCCCGACGGCTGGAAGAGCTGCCCGCCCAGGCACGCGGCCAGGCCTGGCTGCTGGTGGAGGACGAAAGCGGCCGCCTGCCGCTCGCCGCCCCTGCCGGAATGGAAATCGTCTGGGTGCATCGCGCGCGGCATCAGGATTTGCTGCAGGCAGTGCGGCAGGCGCCGCTGCCCGCTGGCGTGGGCTACATCTGGGCCGCGGGCGAAAGCGGCGAGATGCGCCCGCTGCACCGGCATCTGCAGGCGCGCGGGGTGGACAAGGAGCGCATGCGCGTAGCCGGCTACTGGAAGCGCGGCGACGCCGGCGCGCACGAAAGCATTTCCGATTAAGCCTTGATATCCAGCGCCGTCCGGAAGAATTGAATCAAGGCCTCATTCATCTGCCTATGCAGGGCGGCCCGGTCAAAGCCGGGCGCGTCCTGGCAGATTTCCGGCTCGTGCCTGGCCACCGCCTCCGCGCAGGGCGCGAGGAAGTCAAAGTGCCCGGCGTTTTGCACCACCTTGTAATCGCGCGCGGTGGGCAGCAACGGATGCAGCTTGGCCTCCGTCGCCGGCTCCACGCCGTCGCCGCCCTTCTCTGAAATCCACAGAAACACAGGAATCTTGATGCCTGCCACGCTGGCCGCATCGGGGAAAACATTTAACGGATCGACTGCCGCCGCGGCCTTGACCCGTACATCATGTACCCAGTCGCGCATGCCCGGGGCTTCGCGCTCCAGTTGCCGGCAAAGGGGCCGATCCATCTTGCAGCGCACCTCGGAACCGGCGAAGTTAGGCACCGCCCCCGCCACGACCAGCGAGGTAAAACCGCCGCGGGAAAAGCCGAACACGCCTATCTTGGAAGCATCAATGCGCGACGCCTCCCGCGCCTCGCCCAGCATGTAGTCGATCACCCTTTTGATCTCGATCGGCCGCCGCTCAAAGGCCAGCATGTCCCACGGGTACTTCATGCTCATGCCGCTGTCCCCGGTGTGGTTCAAGGAAACAACCAGGAATCCGTTGTCCGCCAAGGCCTCCGCCGTGTCATGGTGGCCGTACATGCTGCCGGTGAAGCCATGAGAAATCACGATCAAGGGCAGCTTGGCCCCCTCCACCGGACAGTCCCGGCGGGCCCGAACCATGAAGGCCGTCACCTGGCGAGTCTCCGGCGGCCGCGCGCATGGCGACCAGATCGCGGCCTTCAATGCCGGAACCGTTTCGGTCGCCGGGATATCGACCAGCCGCAAGCCCGCGGCCAGCGTGAAAGACGCGCACGCCGCCAGAAGCGCGCCTATCGCGACAGGGATGATTTTGCTCAAGCGCATGAACTGTCTCCGTAAGCAGGAATCTGCATCCTACGCGAAACTCAAATAGCATTCCGCAAAATCAAGACACTCCCCCCGCCTCGCGCAGCAAGCGCTGCAGCAAGGGCGGCAAGTACTGGCGCTGCACGGTGATGGCGTAGAAGGTTTCCTCCACGCGCGGCACCGCGCAGTATTGCTGCAGCAGGCCCTTGTCCAGCTCGTCGCGCACCACGATGGCCGGCAGCAGCGCCACGCAGCCGGCGTCGCGCGCCAACAGCCGCAGCATGGCCATATCGTCCACTTCGGCGCGGATGGCCGGCTGCAGCGCCAGCTCCTCGCACAGCAAGTCGAAACGCAGGCGAATCTCGCTCTTGCGGCTGGGCGCCAGCAGCGGCAGCGCCGGCAGATCGCGCTCGAACTGGAACCCCCTCCCCTCGGGCAGCGGCGGCCCCACCAGCACCACGGGCTGGCGCGCCAGCGTGCGGCAACGCCAGGATTGCTTGTCGTCGCCCAGGGCCGGCCGATTGGACAGCACCACATCCAGTTCGTGCGCCTTCAGCCGCTGCAGCAGCTCGTCCAGGCTGCCGGACTCCAGCACCAGCCGCACATCGGCCGCTTGCAGCACCGGCTGCAGGAACCATTCCTGGAAGTTGCGCGACAGCGTGGCCACGCTGCCTATGCGCAAAGTGCCACGCCCCTCGCCGGAGGCGGCGGTGGCCAACAGCTCGTTGCCCAGCGCGAAAATCTCCTCGGCATAGCGCATCACCACAGCGCCCAGTTCGGTCAGCTGCAGCTTGCGGCCTTCGCGCAGAAACAGCGGCTGCCCCAGTTGCTCCTCCAGCTGGCGGATTTGCGCGGACAGCGCCGATTGCGAAACGTGCAGCCTTTCCGCCGCGCGCGTCAGGTGGCCCTCGCTGGCCACCGCCCAGAAGTAATGCAGGTGATGATAGTTGAGACGGCTCATTGTTCTTAAATTAAGAATGAAAACTAATATTTAATCTATTTTACTGAACATATTTCGTCAGGCAAAGTTCAAGCAGGATAAAAAACGGAGCCCAACATGCCCTTTGACCTGCTCGCCGCGCTGCCCTACGCCATCGCCTTGGCCTGGTTGCTGCCCGCCCTGTGGCCCGGCCGCGCGCTGCCCCGTCATTGGCAGGCCGCCCAAATCGCCGCGCTGGCCGGCGGCCTGCTGCTCTTTCCCCTGATCCTTCTCCCCACGCCGGCGCCGTGGTTCGCCGCCGCCTGGCTGATGCAGGCTCTGATCCAGCTGCTGGGCTGGATGGCGTTGCGCTACTCGCGCCGTTATATGCAAGGCGAGCCAGGCCAGTCGCGCTTTTTGCGCGCCATGGGCTGCCTGCTGGCGGCGGTGACGGTGGTGGTGCAAGCCAGCCATCTCGCGCTGATGGCGCTAGGCTGGATAGCCTGCAGCCTGGCCCTGCAAACACTGCTCACGTTTTACCCCGGCCGCCCGGCCGCGCAGCTGGCCGCGCGGCGCGAATGGCGCGCCAGCCGCCTGGCCGAACTCCTGCTGTTAGCCGCCCTGCTGCTGTGGGCGATGGCCGGCGGCAGCCTGAGCCTCATCCCTGGGGCGCCATCCGCGACGGCCGACGGCGCGCAGGGCTACGCCATGGCGGCCGGCCTGCTGCTGGCGGCGGCGGTGGCGATCAAGACCGCGCAGCTGCCTTTCCACGGCTGGCTCACCCAGGTGATGGAGGCGCCGACGCCGATTTCCGCGCTGCTGCACGCCGGCGTGGTCAACCTGGGCGGCATGGTGCTGATCAAGGCCGCGCCGCTGATGCAGGCCGCGCCGCCGGCCAATGCTCTGCTGCTGCTGTGGGGCGGCGCCAGTGCGCTGCTATGCTGCGTGGTGATGCTGACGCGCATCAGCGTCAAGCTGCGCCTGGCCTGGTCCACCTGCGCGCAGATGGGCTTCATGCTGCTGGAAATCGGCATGGGCTGCTATTCGCTGGCCCTGCTGCACCTGCTGGCCCACTCCTTCTACAAGGCTCACGCCTTCCTGCTGGCCGGCCAAACGACGCGCGACAGCGCCGCGCGGCGCCTGCTGGGCGCCGATGATGCCGACAGCCCGTACGCGCATCTGGCGCGCGGCCTGCTGGCGGCGCTGCTGCTGGCTGCCTCGCAGTGGCTGTGGCAGCGCTGGATTCCCGCCGCGGCCTTGCCTGCCGTGTTCTGGCTGGCGATCGGCCTGGGCATGGGCGCGTTGCTGCGCGGCTGGGCCGGCTGGCTGGCCGCGCTGGCCCTAAGCCAGACCTATCTGCTGCTGCACGCGCTGGCGGCGCAGATCCTGCCGCTGCATGGCCCGCAGCCGCCTGGCTGGGCGCAGGCCTTGCTGGCCGCGATGTTCCTGGCCGCCTTCCTGCTGCAAGGCTGGCTGCTGCGCCATCCGCAAGGCGCGCTGGCGCGCCGGATCTATCCGCATGCCTTCGCCGGTTTCCATCTGGACGAATGGTGGTGCATGCTCGGCCGTCGCCGTCAGCGTCCCGCCGCCGCCATCAGCCTGAGCTGGCCGCAACTGCAGGAGAGCCGCCGTGACTGATCATCAGCCCGCCATCGCCCGCGCCCTGTCCGCCATCGCGCCAGCCTGGCCGCTGGACAGCCTGGTGGCCAGCTCGCCCTACTGGGGGCTGCGCGAACTTCCCTTCCGCCAGGCGGCGGACACGCTGCGACAGGCGGCGGACAGCCCGCTGCACCTGCCGCGCAGCGCATACCGGGAGGCGTGGCGGCGCGGCGAAATCCGCCCCGAAGCGCTGGAAACCGCGCTGCGCGAAGCCGGCTGGCGCGACGGCGCGCCAGCCTGGCTGGACGATGCCTCCGGCGAGGACATGCCTGCCGCCTCGCCGCGCCCGCTCGCCGCTTATCATCCGGAAGCGGCGGGGCCGCTCAGCGCGCAAAGCTGGACCGATGTCGCCATCCAGCAGATCAGCCAGTTTTGCGCCGCCTGGTTCGACCGCGACCAGGCCAACTGGCACCTCGACCATGAGCGCGGCTTTTACGCCGCCTGGCTGGAGCAGATGCGCCACCCCTACGGCCTGAGCGCGCTGCCGGAGCGGCGCGAGCAGATCCGCCGGCGCGCCGAACAGCTGCCTGAAGACGCGGAAGCCATGCTGGCCGCGGGCCTCGCCCAGTTGCAAGCGCAGCCGCAATGGCTGGCCCCCTGGCTGCAAGCCCTGCTGATGCGCAATAACGGCTGGGCGGCCTGGTGCGCCTATCTGGGCTGGCAGGCTGGCCTCAAGGGCGAGCGCGACAGCCATCTGCGC harbors:
- a CDS encoding PadR family transcriptional regulator; this translates as MKHRHLDQGWPHPLAWLAASGFGRRHGGRGAHGGDGEMTRGRKFGAEDLQLLLLALINERPSHGYELIKELASRSNGYYSPSPGMVYPALTYLEELGQVTVEAAGNRKCYSIAAPGQSRLAEQSEHVQLMLAKLRHVGRKMELARRAYAGEEIGEDGAAGWTREMIEARRALKHALLLRDNADADEQRRIAAILQRATAEILGDTQA
- a CDS encoding siderophore-interacting protein is translated as MTPDLMVQKLRHATRMRLLQVRRVQRLSPSMLRVTLGGEDLAGFVSASFDDHVKLFFPAPGEDKPAMPAAGESGIALAADHPKPPMRDYTPRRYDAVKGELDIDFVAHAGGVAADWARQAKPGDYLGLGGPRGSRVVPTGFDWHWLIGDESALPAIARRLEELPAQARGQAWLLVEDESGRLPLAAPAGMEIVWVHRARHQDLLQAVRQAPLPAGVGYIWAAGESGEMRPLHRHLQARGVDKERMRVAGYWKRGDAGAHESISD
- a CDS encoding alpha/beta hydrolase family protein, translated to MRLSKIIPVAIGALLAACASFTLAAGLRLVDIPATETVPALKAAIWSPCARPPETRQVTAFMVRARRDCPVEGAKLPLIVISHGFTGSMYGHHDTAEALADNGFLVVSLNHTGDSGMSMKYPWDMLAFERRPIEIKRVIDYMLGEAREASRIDASKIGVFGFSRGGFTSLVVAGAVPNFAGSEVRCKMDRPLCRQLEREAPGMRDWVHDVRVKAAAAVDPLNVFPDAASVAGIKIPVFLWISEKGGDGVEPATEAKLHPLLPTARDYKVVQNAGHFDFLAPCAEAVARHEPEICQDAPGFDRAALHRQMNEALIQFFRTALDIKA
- a CDS encoding LysR family transcriptional regulator; translated protein: MSRLNYHHLHYFWAVASEGHLTRAAERLHVSQSALSAQIRQLEEQLGQPLFLREGRKLQLTELGAVVMRYAEEIFALGNELLATAASGEGRGTLRIGSVATLSRNFQEWFLQPVLQAADVRLVLESGSLDELLQRLKAHELDVVLSNRPALGDDKQSWRCRTLARQPVVLVGPPLPEGRGFQFERDLPALPLLAPSRKSEIRLRFDLLCEELALQPAIRAEVDDMAMLRLLARDAGCVALLPAIVVRDELDKGLLQQYCAVPRVEETFYAITVQRQYLPPLLQRLLREAGGVS
- a CDS encoding NADH-quinone oxidoreductase subunit L, whose protein sequence is MPFDLLAALPYAIALAWLLPALWPGRALPRHWQAAQIAALAGGLLLFPLILLPTPAPWFAAAWLMQALIQLLGWMALRYSRRYMQGEPGQSRFLRAMGCLLAAVTVVVQASHLALMALGWIACSLALQTLLTFYPGRPAAQLAARREWRASRLAELLLLAALLLWAMAGGSLSLIPGAPSATADGAQGYAMAAGLLLAAAVAIKTAQLPFHGWLTQVMEAPTPISALLHAGVVNLGGMVLIKAAPLMQAAPPANALLLLWGGASALLCCVVMLTRISVKLRLAWSTCAQMGFMLLEIGMGCYSLALLHLLAHSFYKAHAFLLAGQTTRDSAARRLLGADDADSPYAHLARGLLAALLLAASQWLWQRWIPAAALPAVFWLAIGLGMGALLRGWAGWLAALALSQTYLLLHALAAQILPLHGPQPPGWAQALLAAMFLAAFLLQGWLLRHPQGALARRIYPHAFAGFHLDEWWCMLGRRRQRPAAAISLSWPQLQESRRD